The genome window AGGCGACCGGCCCGATGCCGGTCAGCTCATTGCAACGCCTGATCATCGAGGTCCGCAAGGAGCTGGATCTTCCAAACGCCACCGTCCATTCGCTGAGACATTCCTTTGCGACGCATCTCCTGGAGGCCGGCGCCCATTTGCATACGATTCAACAGTTGCTGGGACATCGTCAGATACAGACCACGATGCTCTATCTGCATCTAACCCACCAGAGCACGCGGGAAGCGCTGACTCTGATGGAAGAGATTTGCCGGGGTTTGCCGGGTTGAGGGGCGGTGGCCAAGCCTCCCCCCACCGTCGTCGGGGCGCTGCGTCATTTTCTGCCGAAACTGTTGGACCAATCACCGCGGCTTTCGGCCGAACAGAAGCGGGCCATCCGGGCGATCACCCAGTGCCGCACGGCGGCGTTGGGAGGCCACGCCTTTGCCTGCACGCAGTGCCCGGAGGTCCATTTCGCGTGGCATTCGTGCAACCACAAGGCTTGTCCGCAGTGCGGCGGGGCGCACACGCAACAGTGGGTGAAACGGGAGCTGAACAAGCGGGTGGAAGCGCCCTACTTCCTGGTGACGTTCACCCTGCCCTCGGAGTTGCGAGGGTGCTTCTTCGGATCCCAAGCCAGGGAAGCCTATGATCTGTTCTTCGCGGCGTCAGCGGAAGCCTTGCGGCAAAGGCTGGCCGAGGATGAGAAGGGCATGCAGGCGGAGGTGAGCGGGTTCACCGCCGTGTTACACACGTGGAATCAGAAGCTGCAATTTCATCCCCACCTTCACTTCCTGGTGCCCGGCGCCGGATTGGATCAGGAGGGCCGGGTGGTGCGAGTAAAGTATCCGGACTTTCTGGTCGTGTTGCCGTCCTTGCAGGCGGCTTTCCGCAAGGAGATGAAGCAGGCGCTGGAAGCCAAGACGTGGCAGGTGGATCCGCAGGTCTGGGACAAGGACTGGGGAGTGCATATCCAACCGGCCGGGAGCGGCGAGCAGGCGATCAAATATCTGGGCCATTATGTGGCTAAAACCGCGATCAAGGACGGACGGATACTCGATGTGGACGAGGAGAAGGTCCGTTTCCGGTGGAGTGATCGATCGGACCAGAACCGGATGAAATCGTTGGAATTGCCGGGGATTGAATTCGCCAGGCGCTACTTGAACCACGTCTTACCGAAGGGACTCAGATCGGTGAGGTATTACGGGTATTGCCATCCGACGGCGAAAGCCAACCGGCTGCGGGTGAAGCTGGGGACCGGTCAGCGGGTGGAACTTGGGGCCGAACCGGTGAAGGAGGAATCGAAGAAA of Verrucomicrobiota bacterium contains these proteins:
- a CDS encoding transposase, whose product is MAKPPPTVVGALRHFLPKLLDQSPRLSAEQKRAIRAITQCRTAALGGHAFACTQCPEVHFAWHSCNHKACPQCGGAHTQQWVKRELNKRVEAPYFLVTFTLPSELRGCFFGSQAREAYDLFFAASAEALRQRLAEDEKGMQAEVSGFTAVLHTWNQKLQFHPHLHFLVPGAGLDQEGRVVRVKYPDFLVVLPSLQAAFRKEMKQALEAKTWQVDPQVWDKDWGVHIQPAGSGEQAIKYLGHYVAKTAIKDGRILDVDEEKVRFRWSDRSDQNRMKSLELPGIEFARRYLNHVLPKGLRSVRYYGYCHPTAKANRLRVKLGTGQRVELGAEPVKEESKK